The following are encoded in a window of Esox lucius isolate fEsoLuc1 chromosome 14, fEsoLuc1.pri, whole genome shotgun sequence genomic DNA:
- the skp2 gene encoding S-phase kinase-associated protein 2 produces MQGEMTHERPLQELPCLNETLEGSMLSLSQKSKRKKRQYFGEGLDTESTPQELIQQWSPPHKQQMVCKGKENEENVFVLARRPRKRREVNGLSWDNLPDELLLGILAHLPLQDLLRMSRVCKRWHRLALDESLWQSVDLVGKAQLDQALGQVLTAGVLGLRCPRTCLGEPRFTHTRPLRVQHMDLSSCIVATPVIEDILSRCRLLENISLEGLELSDRILQSLSQNTGLVRLNLCGCSGFSPDSLGEMLKSCTRLGELNLSWCDFGADHVKAAVGNFPPSITQLNLSGYRQNLTMEDLTDLAERCPNLVNLDLSDSVLITTSSFPILQQLKSLRHLALSRCYQFHPAALADFEKFPELQTLEVYGLVQDTDLPILCKALPHLQINTRPFSGVARPTEAALRNRTMWGMACRLVFRP; encoded by the exons ATGCAAGGGGAGATGACTCACGAAAG GCCCCTGCAGGAATTACCCTGCCTGAATGAGACTTTAGAGGGATCCATGCTCTCGCTCTCCCAGAAGAGCAAACGGAAAAAGAGACAGTATTTTGGAGAAGGGTTGGACACTGAGAGCACCCCTCAAGAGCTCATTCAGCAGTGGTCACCACCTCACAAGCAGCAAATGGTCTGCAAAGGCAAAGAAAACGAGGAGAATGTGTTTGTGCTCGCCAGACGACCAAGGAAAAGGAGGGAGGTTAACG GCTTATCCTGGGACAATTTGCCAGATGAGCTGCTGTTGGGGATCCTGgctcacctccccctgcaggaCCTCCTAAGAATGTCCCGGGTCTGCAAGCGCTGGCATCGCTTGGC GTTGGACGAATCCCTGTGGCAAAGTGTGGACCTGGTAGGAAAGGCACAACTGGATCAGGCTCTTGGGCAGGTCCTTACAGCTGGAGTACTGGGACTACGCTGTCCACGTACCTGCCTCGGAGAACCccgtttcacacacacacg CCCCCTTCGTGTCCAGCACATGGACCTCTCCAGCTGCATCGTCGCCACCCCGGTTATAGAAGACATCCTCTCCCGCTGCCGGCTGCTAGAGAACATCAGCTTGGAGGGACTGGAGCTCTCCGACAGAATCCTTCA GTCCTTGTCCCAGAACACCGGGCTGGTGAGGCTCAACTTGTGTGGCTGCTCTGGATTCAGTCCCGACTCGCTTGGCGAGATGCTCAAATCCTGCACTCG GCTTGGCGAGCTGAACTTGTCGTGGTGCGACTTTGGCGCTGATCACGTGAAGGCTGCTGTGGGCAACTTCCCGCCCAGTATCACCCAGCTCAACTTAAGTGGCTACAGACAGAACCTTACCATGGAAG ATTTGACAGACTTGGCCGAGAGATGTCCTAACCTTGTAAACCTGGATTTAAG tGACAGTGTTCTGATAACCACCTCCAGTTTCCCGATCCTCCAGCAGCTGAAGTCTCTGAGACATTTAGCATTGAGTCGCTGCTACCAGTTCCACCCAGCTGCCTTAGC TGACTTTGAGAAGTTTCCTGAGCTACAGACGTTGGAGGTGTACGGGCTGGTCCAGGACACCGACCTTCCAATCCTGTGTAAAGCTTTGCCCCATCTCCAAATCAACACCCGGCCCTTCTCGGGCGTGGCCCGCCCGACAGAGGCCGCCCTGAGGAATCGCACCATGTGGGGCATGGCCTGTCGCCTGGTGTTCAGGCCCTAG